In the Oncorhynchus nerka isolate Pitt River linkage group LG6, Oner_Uvic_2.0, whole genome shotgun sequence genome, ATCCGATCTGCAGTAGATCCAGTCTGCAGTAGGTCCAGTCTGCAGTAGACCCAGTGTTCAGTAGATCCAGTCTGCAGTAGATCCAGTCTGCAGTAGACCCAGTGTTCAGTAGATCCAGTCTGCAGTAGATCCAATCTGCAGTAGATCCAGTCTGCAGCAGATCCAGTCTGCAGTAGATCCAGTCTGCAGTAGATCCAGTCTGCAGCAGATCCAGTGTTCAGTAGACCCAGTCTGCAGTAGATCCAGTCTGCAGTAGACCCAGTGTTCAGTAGATCCAGTCTGCAGTAGATCCAGTGTTCAGTAGATCCAGTGTTCAGTAGATCCAGACTGTAGTAGACCCAGTCTGCAGTAGATCCAGTGTTCAGTAGATCCAGACTGTAGTAGATCCAGTGTTCAGTAGATCCAGACTGTAGTAGATCCAGTGTGCAGTAGATCCAGACTGTAGTAGATCCAGTGTGCAGTAGATCCAGTGTTCAGTAGATCCAGACTGTAGTAGATCCAGTGTGCAGTAGATCCAGTGTTCAGTAGATCCAGTCTGAAATAGATCCAGTGTGCAGTAGATCCAGTGTTCAGTAGATACAGTCTGCAGTAGATCCAGTCTGAAATAGATCCAGTGTGCAGTAGATCCAGTGTTCAGTAGATCCAGTGTTCAGTAGATCCAGACTGCAGTAGATCCAGACTGTAGTAGATCCAGTGTTCAGTAGATCCAGACTGCAGTAGATCCAGTCTGCAGTAGATCCAGACTGCAGTAGATCCAGTCTGCAGTAGATCCAGTCTGCAGTAGATCCAGTCTGCAGTAGATACAGACTGCAGTAGATACAGACTGCAGTAGATACAGACTGCAGTAGATCCAGTCTGCAGTAGATCCAGTCTGCAGTAGATACAGACTGCAGTAGATACAGACTGCAGTAGATACAGACTGCAGTAGATCCAGTCTGCAGTAGATACAGACTGCAGTAGATCCAGTCTGCAGTAGATACAGACTGCAGTAGATACAGACTGCAGTAGATCCAGTCTGCAGTAGCTACAGACTGCAGCAGATCCAGGCTGCAGTAGATCCAGTGTGCAGTAGATCCAGACTGTAGTAGATCCAGTGTGCAGTAGATCCAGTGTGCAGTAGATCCAGTGTTCAGTAGATCCAGACTGCAGTAGATCCAGACTGCAGTAGATCCAGACTGCAGTAGATCCAGTCTGCAGTAGATACAGACTGCAGTAGATCCAGTCTGCAGTAGATACAGACTGCAGTAGATCCAGTCTGCAGTAGATACAGACTGCAGTAGATCCAGTCTGCAGTAGATACAGACTGCAGTAGATCCAGTCTGCAGTAGATACAGACTGCAAAAAATGGGGGCATGTCCTGATAACTGCAAGGAGAGAGTAACCATGGAAACAAAGCACCTCTCCATTTTTTTTCTATCTTACACCAccctctctgtttcactctgtctctcactctctttctctctacctctccctttgactttttctccctctcactttctttctctctccctatctatttCTCATCTGACTTTCTCAccttctctcgctcttcctctctacctctcactttctttctctctccccatctctctcatctgactttctcaccctctctttcactctctctcactcagtttcttccactctctctctatgtgaaAACGCAACATGTTGATTCCTTGCTCTGATTGGCCACACCCCGTGAGGCTTCAGCCAACAGAGGCTAGTAGCCATGGTAACATATCCTCAGCGACCCCATCAAAACCTGTAACATCACATCCTGTTGGTCAGACGGTGGTGATCTGGTCGACCACCCTGGTACTGTCAACCATCTCCACACACTCCACTTCCTCTCTaagcccctccccttcccctctgtctccctgtctactTCCTGTCTTCTTGGCGGGTGGCAGGAAGGTGAGCAGCGTGGGCAGGAAGGCCAAGGCATGGAGCGCTGAACAGAATGCCGTCAGCACTAGGCAACGGAACAGCGAGCGTGTAAGGTTGGAGCGGACGGCGGCCAGAGGGAGCAGCGCTGCAGTGTAGCAGATCAACGTCTGCAGAGAGGGGACGCCATGTCTCTCCAGCGCCAGTCTGACCCACACGGTCCGGCTGTCCCCCCGGCCAGAGGAGAAGGTGGCCAGTAGAGGACCACAGCAGTCTGCAGAGTGACCCAGTGCTGAAATCAGACATAACACAGACACGCAGTCGAGCTCCACGCCCCACAGAGTCATGAAGCCCAGAACACCAAactggacagagaggagggttagactgaGCCACACTGCCACTAGGGGCTCCACCACAGCTAGAGACGACAGACCCAGCAGGAACAACACCGCCATCAGGGAGTGGCGCAGAGGAGAGCTCACCGCTGTAGCATacctagagagagggggagagaaagagagaaacagagagagatggagagaggaagatacaaaggagagagagggggtgagagggaaagaggtggagagagaggtagaggggagagggaaagaagagagagagggagagggaaagaggaggagagacagaaagacaggtagagagggggagagggaaagaagagagaggtagagggggagagggaaagaagagagaggtagagggggagagggaaagaagagagaggtagagggggagagggaaagaagagagaggtagagggggagagggaaagaagagagagggggagagggaaagaagagagaggtagagggggagagggaaagaagagagaggtagagggggagagggaaagaagagagaggtagagggggagagggaaagaagagagaggtagagggggaaagaagagagaggtagagggggaaagaagagagaggtagagggggagagggaaaggagaggagagagaggaagagaggggcagaaaggaaagagaaggagagagacaaaaagacaggtagagggggagtgaaagaggaggagagagagagatagagagacaggtaggggagggagagaggaggcgagagagaaagacaggtacagagggggagggaaagaggagataGAAAGATCAGTTgagactctcctctcttctcacacacacacacacacacacacacacacacacacacacacacacacacacacacacacacacacacacacacacacacacacacacacacacacacacacacacacacacacacacacacacacacacacacacacacacacacacacacacacacacacacacacacacacacacacacacacacacacacactcccgtcCCACCTGTCCAGGTAGACGAAGGAGGGGTTGAAGATGAGAAAGCGGACGCGTGATGTCAGAGACAGACGTCTCAGTGTGTCCAATAGGACGGACATCTCctccctcttgttctctgttGTCTTGGCAACCAGGAAGACACGTGACGCTGCCATCTctggctcctccccttcatcgcGCTCAGCGAAGATGATGTCATCGGCAAAATGAGCGAATTGCGGCTGGCGAAGGAAGGAGAGGCGGAGCATCCGCGTAAAGCTTTCACGTGATTGGCTGGTAGTGGAGAGGTTCCGTTCTGTCAGGTAATCCAGGTAGCTTTCCAGCCAGCTGATTCGCTGGAACCCTTCAACAATAATAACAGTTATATTCATGTACCACTAGTAATATTTATACAGCACTTTTCATACAATATAATActagttctacagctgcaccatcgagagcatcctgactggttgcatcactgcctggtatggcaactgctcggcatctaaccgtaaggcactacagaaggtagtgtgtacagcccagtacatcactgggacaaactccctgccatccaggacctctataccaggtggtggtgtgtacagcccagtaattcactgggaccaagcttcctaccatccaggacctctataccaggtggtgtcagaggatttcttcacatttcttcacacacactgctgctactttctgtttattatctatgcatagtcactttatcccgacctacattacctcaattacctcgtacccctgcacaatgactcggtaccggtaccccctgtatatagcctccacattgactctgtaccggtacccctgtatatagcctccacattgactctgtactggtacc is a window encoding:
- the ptchd1 gene encoding patched domain-containing protein 1, which codes for MAVLFLLGLSSLAVVEPLVAVWLSLTLLSVQFGVLGFMTLWGVELDCVSVLCLISALGHSADCCGPLLATFSSGRGDSRTVWVRLALERHGVPSLQTLICYTAALLPLAAVRSNLTRSLFRCLVLTAFCSALHALAFLPTLLTFLPPAKKTGSRQGDRGEGEGLREEVECVEMVDSTRVVDQITTV